One stretch of Eupeodes corollae chromosome 2, idEupCoro1.1, whole genome shotgun sequence DNA includes these proteins:
- the LOC129948538 gene encoding uncharacterized protein LOC129948538 gives MKTETEYIKSKKIWRSPGLGIKYSSLGEAIFSKLNESNPDRVIEVNCDSGKELTVNEIRQQTKTVARNFQRFGVKVGDTVVVFSRSNTKITPITFACFALGAPVNFFETSFQDDVIRHNLELLNPTLIIFEEEFRDTIQTCLEGLQLPKLKQSFSVDSHELFEVQTDEEDFQPIHIEDPSQHPATLIFTSGSTGMPKIVILSHALMMQDLYNKWWPLDSNSIICGYCDLRWVVQIQMMMQPVFFGAKRVYTSRAETGITVEEKRAIIDRFKITHFFEVPMFYLEILASAEQSKDPRSLSSLKIALVGGDVVTEALVDFSQRVIPKCRVIKVYGMTEVAGAVCTSELSSKTELNGGVLKNGFMVKIIDDKGYSLGPNEAGRLCLKSTVPLLGYLKNEKANKRAFLEDGWYDTGDCACMGSDNLLSIGTRYHDLVRSSETIIVPSVVESIINNHQCVQSSILVGHSNSEKSKDHTGTLLKNQNFSHKIEEELRNLLQDELTNEQFDIIRYIRIISEIPLKSCGKADRKALKVLAEKLRKSNGIGSH, from the exons ATGAAAACAGAAACAGAAtacataaaatcgaaaaaaatttgGCGGTCGCCAGGACTTGGAATAAAATATTCTAGTCTAGGTGaagcaattttttcaaaacttaacgaAAGTAATCCTGACCGGGTAATTGAAGTTAATTGTGACAGTGGTAAAGAATTAACAGTGAACGAAATACGTCAACAAACTAAAACGGTTGCAAGGAATTTTCAAAGATTTGGTGTAAAAGTAGGAGATACGGTTGTAGTGTTCTCAAGGTCGAACACAAAAATCACACCGATAACTTTTGCTTGCTTTGCTCTCGGAGCGCCggtaaacttttttgaaacaaGCTTTCAGGATG ATGTCATTAGACACAATTTAGAACTTCTAAACCCAACTTTGATAATTTTCGAAGAAGAATTTAGGGATACAATTCAAACATGTCTCGAAGGCTTGCAACTTCCCAAGCTTAAACAGTCTTTCAGTGTTGATTCTCATGAACTCTTTGAAGTtcaaactgatgaagaagattTTCAACCTATTCACATAGAAGATCCAAGTCAACATCCAGCGACCTTAATCTTCACATCCGGCTCTACGGGAATGCCAAAGATTGTAATTCTTTCTCATGCCCTTATGATGCAAGACTTGTACAATAAGTGGTGGCCTTTAGATTCGAATTCGATTATCTGTGGATATTGTGATCTTCGTTGGGTTGTTCAAATCCAGATGATGATGCAACCAGTTTTTTTCGGTGCGAAACGTGTCTACACATCTCGTGCTGAAACAGGAATCACAGTTGAAGAGAAAAGAGCAATCATTGATAGATTCAAGATCACACATTTCTTCGAAGTCCCCATGTTCTACCTTGAGATTCTGGCATCTGCTGAACAATCAAAAGACCCTCGGAGTTTGAGCTCCTTGAAGATAGCTTTGGTAGGTGGTGATGTTGTTACAGAGGCCTTGGTTGACTTCTCGCAAAGAGTAATACCGAAATGCAGAGTGATCAAGGTCTACGGAATGACAGAAGTCGCTGGTGCAGTTTGTACAAGTGAACTTTCCAGCAAGACCGAATTGAACGGAGGAGTTCTAAAAAATGGTTTCATGGTGAAAATAATCGATGACAAGGGTTATTCGTTGGGTCCTAACGAAGCAGGTCGATTGTGTTTAAAGTCAACCGTACCTTTGTTGGGAtatttgaaaaacgaaaaggCAAACAAAAGGGCTTTTCTAGAAGACGGATGGTACGATACCGGAGATTGTGCGTGCATGGGTTCGGATAATTTATTGAGTATTGGTACGCGCTATCATGATTTGGTGCGATCTTCCGAAACAATT ATTGTTCCAAGTGTTGTTGAAAGTATCATCAATAACCATCAATGCGTCCAGTCCTCTATTTTAGTTGGTCATTCAAATTCTGAGAAATCCAAAGATCACACCGGAACtttgttgaaaaatcaaaatttctcaCACAAAATCGAAGAAGAACTTCGAAATCTTCTGCAGGATGAACTTACTAATGAACAATTTGATATTATTCGTTACATAAGGATTATTTCAGAAATTCCATTGAAATCCTGTGGCAAGGCTGATCGCAAGGCTTTGAAAGTCTTGGCTGAAAAACTTCGAAAATCTAACGGAATCGGAAgtcattaa
- the LOC129948542 gene encoding uncharacterized protein LOC129948542 — MSNEYIESEKIWRRPSIKLDYRTNIGIGQAILEKLKHTDPQKVLEVEHESGASLTAGQVRQQTIAVAQNLMRLGVKKGDIVIVFSKTNLKITPITFALYTIGAPINFFYLDLKGDDIKFYFEKLNPKAIIYEEEFKNDVFQALENLKLSNLKHVLSLDSKTESVEDVLFKPLDDIENFQPPDIGDPNELIALLPFTSGSTGRPKIAMHSHSMVLLGVYNRWWHMDPQSVVCVLSDLRWMCQVEMMMQPVFFDVKRIYTSKCEKDFDDTYEYELLFQNKVTHFSTVSILLLHTLQNAHKSNNTSKLSHLKIVLLGGEVVTDSLIEYAAQIMPQCKIITCYGMTEMHGIIASDEDLNVTGRIVNGGILANEYILKVIDENGKHLGPNEKGRLCLKSKVPIMGYFKNDAANKEHLSEDGWFTTEEYGYMDSDNLLNVVIRYKYLLRYKGQFVVPTDIENIVNSHPNVLISALVGYPDPENEDSEIGTMFVLRNEAKSDDIEDEVLGLLRKNLTTEQARFVRFLKLVDKVPMCNYSKVNRTALKEMAATESVNYTRKLCPATRNMGNHFVENEKVWYSQSCEIDVPNLSLGQAILAKLKETKPNRILEIEHESRATLTAAEIRSQTITVTQNLLRLGVKKGDIVIVFSKSNIKITPITFALYTIGAPVNFFYLDLKGDDIKFYFEILDPTVILYEEEFKNEVFSTIESLELHKLKHILSLDSKSTKSSVDEVLFKNLGDIENFQPPNIGDPCKLPAVLPFTSGSTGLPKIVMQSHAMILQSVYNKWWHMDSNSVVCVLSDLRWMDQVGMMLQQVFFNVKRVYTSKCEKDFDDAYELELLHQNQVTHFFTIPILILNTLRNAVKLKTISKLSYLRTILIGGEAVTDSLVKYIERIMPACKVIISYGMTELDVKIASDEEISGKMVNGGILANGYTAKIIDEQGNSLGPNEKGRLCLKSTVPVLGYFKNDAANREHFSQDGWFRTEEYSYMNSEHLLNVVMRFRYLLRFNGQFVNPTDVENIINDHPSVRISALVGYPDPLNSRSEIGVIFVVIGSKTNRHNIQIELKALLKHRFTNQLDNLIRYLEIIDKMPLLNYCKINRAALSEMAARFSKSYISL, encoded by the exons atgtcaaacgaGTATATTGAGTCGGAAAAAATATGGCGTCGTCCATCCATTAAACTCGACTATCGCACCAACATTGGTATTGGACAAGCCATTCTGGAAAAATTAAAGCACACCGATCCCCAAAAAGTATTGGAAGTTGAACACGAATCTGGAGCTTCGCTGACAGCTGGACAAGTCCGCCAACAGACAATTGCCGTTGCACAGAATTTGATGCGACTCGGTGTGAAGAAGGGCGATATTGTCATTGTGTTTTCGAagacaaatcttaaaataacCCCCATAACTTTTGCCCTATACACTATTGGAGCACCGATAAATTTCTTTTACTTAGATTTGAAAGGAG ACGATATCAAGTTTTACTTTGAAAAGTTGAATCCAAAAGCCATAATCTATGAGGAAGAATTCAAAAACGATGTTTTCCAAGCccttgaaaacttaaaactttcgaatttaaaacatgttctaagtttggattcgaaaactGAATCAGTAGAAGATGTTCTATTTAAGCCATTAGATGATATTGAGAACTTTCAACCTCCTGACATTGGAGATCCAAATGAACTCATTGCACTCCTGCCTTTTACTTCTGGTTCAACAGGAAGACCAAAAATAGCCATGCATTCTCATTCCATGGTGTTGTTGGGTGTTTACAATAGATGGTGGCATATGGATCCACAAAGTGTTGTTTGTGTGCTTTCGGATCTTCGTTGGATGTGTCAAGTTGAGATGATGATGCAGCCGGTATTTTTTGACGTTAAGCGCATTTACACGTCGAAATGTGAAAAAGATTTCGACGATACCTACGAATATGAGCTACTTTTCCAAAACAAGGTTACGCATTTTAGTACGGTTTCAATACTCCTCCTTCATACACTGCAAAACGCTCACAAATCGAATAATACTTCGAAGCTTAGTCATctgaaaatagttttattgGGCGGTGAAGTTGTGACAGATTCATTGATCGAATATGCTGCACAAATTATGCCACAATGTAAAATTATCACATGTTATGGAATGACAGAAATGCACGGAATTATAGCGTCCGATGAAGACTTAAATGTCACTGGAAGAATCGTAAATGGCGGAATTTTGGCAAacgaatatattttgaaagttatagATGAAAATGGGAAGCATTTGGGCCCAAATGAGAAAGGTCGCTTGTGTTTGAAGTCTAAGGTTCCAATTATGGGATACTTTAAAAATGACGCTGCAAATAAGGAGCATTTGAGTGAAGACGGATGGTTTACAACAGAAGAATACGGTTATATGGATTCTGATAATTTACTCAACGTTGTTATAAGATATAAATATCTCTTACGGTACAAGGGTCAGttt gTTGTTCCTACTGACAtcgaaaatattgttaacaGTCATCCGAATGTTTTAATATCCGCCCTTGTTGGATATCCAGATCCTGAGAATGAAGATTCCGAAATAGGAACTATGTTCGTCTTGAGAAATGAGGCTAAAAGTGATGATATTGAAGATGAAGTTTTAGGTTTACTGCGAAAAAATCTCACAACCGAGCAAGCTAGGTTTGTTCGATTCTTGAAACTTGTCGATAAAGTTCCCATGTGCAATTATTCGAAAGTAAATCGAACAGCACTAAAAGAAATGGCTGCCACCGAATCGGTGAATTATACAAGAA aactcTGTCCAGCCACAAGAAACATGGGAAATCACTTCGTGGAGAATGAGAAAGTGTGGTATTCTCAAAGCTGTGAAATTGATGTTCCTAATCTTAGCCTTGGGCAAGCAATTTTGGCGAAATTGAAGGAAACAAAACCGAATAGAATTTTGGAGATCGAACATGAATCTAGAGCTACTTTAACAGCAGCCGAAATACGCTCCCAGACAATCACAGTTACACAGAACTTATTAAGGCTTGGGGTAAAAAAGGGAGATATTGTAATTGTTTTCTCGAAATCCAACATTAAAATTACACCAATTACTTTTGCATTGTACACCATCGGAGCtcctgttaattttttttacttggaTCTCAAAGGAG atgATATAAAGTTTTACTTCGAAATATTAGATCCAACTGTAATACTTTACGAAGAAGAATTCAAAAACGAGGTCTTTTCAACTATTGAGAGTCTTGAACTACAcaaacttaaacatattttaagtttGGACTCAAAATCTACTAAATCATCAGTCGATGAAGTTCTATTTAAAAACTTAGGcgatattgaaaattttcagcCACCGAATATTGGAGATCCTTGCAAGTTGCCAGCTGTCTTGCCTTTTACATCTGGTTCCACAGGACTGCCTAAAATTGTTATGCAATCACATGCCATGATATTGCAGTCAGTTTACAACAAATGGTGGCACATGGACTCGAATAGTGTAGTCTGTGTTCTATCGGATCTCCGTTGGATGGACCAAGTCGGAATGATGCTGCAACAGgtcttttttaatgttaaacgTGTCTACACATCGAAATGCGAAAAAGATTTCGATGACGCCTATGAATTAGAACTACTTCACCAAAACCAGGTTACCCATTTCTTTACTATTCCAATTCTGATACTTAACACCCTAAGGAATGCAGTCAAACTGAAAACCATTTCAAAACTTAGCTATTTGAGGACAATTCTAATTGGCGGAGAAGCTGTCACTGATTCCCTGGTTAAATATATAGAACGAATCATGCCAGCTTGTAAGGTCATTATTTCATATGGAATGACAGAGTTGGATGTTAAAATAGCTTCCGATGAAGAAATCAGTGGGAAAATGGTAAATGGTGGAATTCTTGCAAATGGATACACTGCAAAGATAATCGACGAACAAGGAAATTCTTTGGGTCCAAATGAAAAAGGTCGACTGTGCTTAAAGTCCACGGTTCCCGTTTTgggttatttcaaaaatgacgCTGCCAACAGAGAGCATTTTAGTCAAGATGGATGGTTTAGAACTGAGGAGTATTCTTATATGAACTCTGAGCACTTGTTAAACGTTGTCATGAGATTCAGATATCTTTTGCGGTTTAATGgacaattt gtTAATCCCACTGATGTTGAGAATATTATCAATGACCATCCAAGTGTTCGAATTTCTGCTCTTGTTGGATATCCAGATCCATTGAATAGTAGGTCAGAAATTGGTGTAATTTTTGTGGTAATCGGAAGTAAAACAAATCGCCATAACAtccaaattgaattgaaagctTTATTGAAGCATCGTTTTACAAATCAACTTGATAACCTTATTCGATACTTAGAAATCATCGATAAAATGCCTTTATTAAACTATTGTAAGATCAATCGAGCTGCATTGTCGGAAATGGCTGCTAGATTTTCAAAAAGCTATATAAGCCTGTAG